One window of the Desulfitibacter alkalitolerans DSM 16504 genome contains the following:
- a CDS encoding radical SAM protein encodes MIKLRELFLGKKRIQRPLEAIQVGISPICNLKCTFCPTTFIPEEKAELMTFKDFSLLEPYFSWTNWVYLQGWGEPLLNKSIWKMAALVKASDTKVGFTTNGTLLNEEIAQRLIKDGIDLVSISVAGDASKIHNKLRKGSEFTTIINNVKYLIDLKKKLRSATPKVSLSYMLTKDSIIHLPETVKLAHKIGADDLYAINLDYVFSHEADENKVFNWGGKPREDYERITGDSKKIAAELDFSFRSYLLSMEEQEPVCELNPNRFVFITADGDVTPCTYLGRKINPRVYEGRLIELPRKTFGNIKVNTFEEIWERADYQEFRNRFTVRLQEYNMLMSAFTDHEPNLLRIKEAEKKYAEGLKKNPLPVECQSCPKAYGI; translated from the coding sequence ATGATTAAACTCCGGGAACTGTTCTTGGGTAAAAAGAGAATACAAAGGCCTCTAGAAGCCATACAGGTAGGCATATCCCCTATTTGCAATTTAAAGTGCACCTTTTGCCCCACAACATTTATACCGGAAGAAAAAGCAGAGCTCATGACTTTTAAGGATTTTTCGCTGCTTGAGCCTTATTTTTCATGGACCAATTGGGTTTATCTCCAGGGATGGGGCGAACCATTGCTAAACAAAAGCATATGGAAAATGGCTGCCCTGGTAAAGGCTTCTGACACCAAGGTGGGTTTTACAACTAACGGAACCTTGTTAAATGAGGAAATTGCCCAGAGACTTATCAAAGATGGGATAGATTTGGTTTCTATCTCCGTGGCAGGGGATGCCTCAAAAATTCATAATAAGCTTAGAAAGGGTTCAGAATTTACTACTATTATAAATAATGTAAAATACTTGATTGATCTAAAGAAAAAGCTTCGTTCAGCTACTCCCAAGGTAAGCCTATCTTACATGCTAACAAAGGACAGTATAATACACCTTCCAGAAACAGTTAAGTTAGCCCATAAAATAGGGGCTGATGATCTATATGCTATAAATCTAGATTATGTATTCAGTCATGAGGCTGACGAGAATAAGGTATTTAACTGGGGAGGAAAACCCCGTGAGGATTATGAAAGGATCACTGGAGATTCTAAAAAAATAGCCGCAGAGCTAGACTTCTCCTTTAGATCCTATTTATTAAGCATGGAGGAACAAGAGCCTGTTTGCGAGCTAAATCCAAATAGATTTGTATTTATTACCGCAGATGGAGATGTAACACCTTGTACCTATTTAGGCAGAAAGATAAACCCAAGGGTATATGAAGGCAGGCTAATTGAATTACCAAGGAAAACCTTTGGTAATATTAAAGTCAATACTTTTGAAGAAATCTGGGAAAGAGCAGATTATCAGGAGTTTCGTAACAGGTTCACTGTTCGTCTGCAGGAATATAATATGCTAATGAGTGCCTTTACTGACCATGAGCCTAACCTGCTAAGGATAAAGGAAGCCGAAAAAAAATACGCAGAGGGTTTAAAGAAAAACCCCCTGCCTGTAGAATGCCAAAGCTGCCCAAAGGCATATGGAATTTAA
- a CDS encoding type II toxin-antitoxin system Phd/YefM family antitoxin has protein sequence MFTQDKFISTSELQQNVSKTIDKVKNQDVIIIRNNKLEAAIISIEKYNQFLDYLQWKNISDALDKLPTENISNKEADKAIALLRHAQKEQKFTADEIEKIAESGIDYNEL, from the coding sequence TTGTTTACACAAGATAAGTTTATTTCCACATCAGAGTTACAGCAAAACGTTTCAAAAACTATTGACAAAGTTAAAAATCAAGATGTTATTATTATTCGTAACAATAAGCTCGAAGCTGCGATTATCAGCATTGAAAAATACAATCAATTTCTTGATTATCTGCAATGGAAAAATATAAGTGATGCATTGGACAAATTGCCCACTGAAAATATTTCTAATAAAGAAGCTGATAAAGCAATAGCTTTGCTTCGACACGCCCAAAAAGAACAAAAGTTTACTGCTGATGAAATAGAAAAAATTGCTGAATCAGGAATAGACTACAATGAATTATAG
- a CDS encoding type II toxin-antitoxin system RelE family toxin gives MNYSVRFSKSVMKKILKYQKPTRDRIYKALNNLPHGDIKKLQGQNNPPFFRLRIGNMRALFVKDDYKMEIFVFGLETRGDIYK, from the coding sequence ATGAATTATAGTGTTCGTTTTTCAAAATCGGTTATGAAAAAAATCCTTAAATACCAAAAACCGACTCGTGATAGAATCTATAAAGCATTAAATAATTTACCGCATGGTGATATTAAAAAGCTGCAAGGGCAAAATAATCCACCCTTTTTTAGATTGAGAATTGGTAATATGAGGGCTTTATTCGTAAAAGATGATTATAAAATGGAGATTTTTGTTTTTGGATTAGAGACAAGAGGCGATATTTACAAATAA
- a CDS encoding amidohydrolase family protein, with protein MQLSHAGQGGIIDIHTHMFPPDVIRNQEKYCRLDTYFGVLADPKCTIQRYATCEEAVALADEAGVEKIVMQGWYWRDHGLCRYHNDYMHDLISRHPERFIAFASVNPRAGWRAIWEMERCYEMGFAGVGEMGPGGQGWDLNDKDFLNLMEAAAKCNMLVNIHAGEPVGKIYPGKDPTPIQGFYELARRLPDLKLILAHWGGGLPYFELWPEVRETMKNVYYDSAGSPLLYKMGVFKAVTGLVGAEKILFGSDFPLLVYPRKQREADFTLFIEDIKEQGGLKEDELTLIFRENSLKLLNNAGKLNLNV; from the coding sequence ATGCAGCTATCCCATGCTGGACAGGGGGGAATAATAGATATCCATACCCACATGTTTCCTCCCGACGTAATTAGAAATCAAGAGAAGTACTGCAGGCTAGATACGTATTTTGGCGTCCTTGCAGATCCCAAATGCACAATCCAACGCTATGCTACTTGTGAAGAGGCTGTAGCCCTGGCAGATGAAGCAGGTGTAGAGAAGATAGTAATGCAGGGGTGGTACTGGAGAGACCATGGATTATGCAGATATCATAATGACTATATGCATGACTTAATCAGCAGGCATCCTGAGCGTTTTATAGCCTTTGCAAGTGTAAATCCCAGAGCTGGCTGGCGTGCCATATGGGAAATGGAAAGGTGCTATGAAATGGGCTTTGCAGGTGTTGGTGAAATGGGACCAGGCGGGCAGGGCTGGGATTTAAATGACAAGGACTTTCTGAATTTAATGGAGGCTGCTGCAAAATGCAACATGCTGGTGAATATTCATGCTGGGGAGCCTGTGGGGAAAATATATCCTGGCAAGGATCCCACTCCCATACAAGGCTTTTATGAGCTGGCCAGGAGACTGCCGGATTTAAAGCTGATTCTTGCCCACTGGGGTGGAGGGCTGCCATATTTTGAACTCTGGCCAGAGGTCAGGGAAACCATGAAAAATGTTTATTACGATTCAGCTGGGAGCCCACTATTATATAAAATGGGTGTTTTTAAAGCAGTAACTGGGCTTGTTGGTGCTGAAAAAATACTATTTGGCTCAGACTTTCCCCTGCTGGTATATCCAAGAAAGCAAAGGGAAGCTGACTTTACCCTGTTTATAGAAGATATCAAGGAGCAGGGAGGCCTGAAAGAGGACGAGCTAACCCTTATCTTTAGAGAAAACTCTCTGAAACTGTTAAATAATGCAGGCAAGCTCAATCTTAACGTATAA
- a CDS encoding amidohydrolase family protein, producing the protein MIVDFHTHILPEQIVKDPKGFAMRDDYFGFLSMATPANHTKQFFVTYKEALEQMNKDGVDKIVIQGWPFLSHEYCVMQNDYVLEAMKAYPDRIIGFCVVNPNDGINAQREVKRCIQAGMAGVGELDPYGQSFSLGDDSFLRICDLCMDFDVPISLHISEPVGAFYFGKSDVPLNDYVHLIMAKPLLKVILAHWGGGLPFYELMPEISKAFTNVYYDTAASPLICSPQVYMSTINLVGHRKILFGTDYPLLLYPQSEKQPDFITMINEIRTQIESKEALDDVLGRNALRLLGLLKEGGDKTCSYPMLDRGE; encoded by the coding sequence ATGATAGTTGATTTTCATACCCATATCCTTCCTGAACAGATTGTAAAGGATCCTAAAGGCTTTGCAATGAGAGATGATTATTTTGGTTTTCTATCAATGGCAACGCCGGCCAATCATACCAAACAGTTTTTTGTAACTTACAAAGAAGCTCTTGAGCAAATGAATAAGGACGGGGTGGATAAAATAGTAATTCAGGGGTGGCCATTCTTGTCCCACGAATATTGTGTAATGCAGAATGATTATGTCCTTGAAGCAATGAAAGCTTACCCAGATAGGATTATAGGATTTTGTGTAGTCAATCCCAATGATGGAATAAATGCACAGCGAGAGGTTAAAAGATGCATCCAGGCAGGCATGGCAGGGGTAGGTGAGCTGGACCCCTATGGGCAAAGCTTTTCTCTAGGGGATGACAGCTTCCTGAGAATATGTGACTTATGTATGGATTTTGATGTTCCTATAAGTCTCCATATTAGTGAGCCTGTAGGAGCCTTTTACTTTGGCAAATCAGATGTTCCCTTGAATGACTATGTACACCTGATTATGGCTAAACCGTTATTGAAGGTAATTCTTGCCCACTGGGGTGGAGGACTGCCCTTTTATGAGCTCATGCCTGAAATCAGCAAAGCCTTTACCAATGTGTATTATGATACGGCGGCAAGCCCACTTATCTGTTCACCACAGGTTTATATGTCCACAATAAACCTTGTAGGACATAGAAAAATACTTTTTGGAACAGATTATCCCTTACTTTTATACCCCCAAAGTGAGAAACAGCCAGATTTCATAACAATGATTAATGAGATACGTACCCAAATAGAATCCAAGGAAGCCTTGGATGATGTTTTAGGCAGGAACGCTTTAAGGCTGTTAGGCCTTCTTAAGGAAGGGGGAGACAAGACATGCAGCTATCCCATGCTGGACAGGGGGGAATAA
- a CDS encoding AI-2E family transporter — protein MLNSKAFQAALWVLLIFLIILVGTNISFIFRPIVVLISTIFFPVLIAGILYYLTSPIVNWLHSKRIPKGLAILIIYIVLLGILTITILYIGPIIQFQLLNLIENAPRFLNQLHRTFIDFQESTIFERFQETDSFERWRTVDYAAEVEKFVSTAIDQTYYLIGFITNILIIFITIPFILFYMLKDGHKLPKAIVKYLPSKYQDEGLEILAQMNKTISSFIQGQLIVSFFVGFMVYLAYMIIGLDYALLLALIAMVTNVVPYFGPIIGTIPGMIVGLIQSPWTALQVLFFVFIIQQIESQLIAPQVFGRKLAIHPVTIIVVLLTAGSLAGILGMILAIPTYAVGKVVVIHVHSLIKLRMAEGAEEK, from the coding sequence ATGCTTAATTCAAAGGCTTTTCAGGCAGCTCTGTGGGTATTGCTTATATTTTTAATAATATTAGTGGGAACAAATATTTCCTTCATTTTCAGGCCCATAGTTGTTCTAATCTCAACTATTTTTTTCCCCGTGCTGATTGCAGGGATTCTATACTATTTGACAAGTCCCATAGTCAATTGGCTTCATTCAAAAAGAATACCTAAAGGTTTAGCTATTTTAATTATTTATATTGTGCTCCTGGGTATTTTAACAATTACAATACTATATATAGGACCTATCATTCAATTTCAGCTATTAAATCTTATAGAAAATGCTCCCAGGTTTTTAAACCAGCTTCATAGAACATTTATTGATTTTCAGGAGAGTACTATTTTTGAAAGATTTCAGGAGACTGATTCCTTTGAGAGATGGAGGACTGTGGATTATGCTGCTGAAGTGGAAAAGTTTGTGTCCACGGCCATTGACCAGACTTACTATTTAATTGGATTTATAACTAATATTTTAATAATCTTTATTACCATTCCCTTTATCCTCTTTTACATGCTAAAGGATGGTCACAAGCTTCCAAAAGCTATAGTAAAATATCTGCCCAGCAAATATCAGGATGAAGGACTGGAGATTTTAGCCCAAATGAATAAGACCATTAGTTCTTTTATACAGGGCCAGTTAATTGTAAGTTTTTTTGTGGGCTTCATGGTATATTTGGCCTACATGATAATTGGGCTGGACTATGCACTTCTGCTGGCTTTAATTGCAATGGTTACCAATGTTGTACCCTATTTTGGCCCTATTATTGGAACAATACCTGGCATGATAGTTGGTCTAATCCAATCTCCCTGGACTGCCCTGCAGGTGCTGTTTTTTGTGTTTATAATACAGCAGATAGAGAGCCAACTTATTGCCCCCCAGGTTTTTGGCCGTAAGCTTGCCATTCATCCTGTCACAATTATAGTTGTATTATTAACAGCAGGAAGCCTTGCAGGTATCCTGGGAATGATTCTGGCAATACCCACCTATGCCGTGGGAAAAGTGGTGGTAATTCATGTACATTCCTTGATAAAGCTGCGCATGGCTGAAGGAGCTGAAGAAAAATAA
- a CDS encoding glucose-6-phosphate isomerase: MTTDIRFDYSNAQPFIKSHELEYMKSRAAAAHELLHSRKGPGSEYTGWLNLPNDFDKNEYERIKKVAEKIRNKVEVFIVIGIGGSYLGAKSAVEILKNSFYNQLSKDSRRSPEIYFAGNNISSTYLARLVELVKDRDFAINVVSKSGTTLEPAIAFRVFRELMEKKYGADEARERIIATTDKSKGALKKLSDEQGYETFVVPDDIGGRYSVLTAVGLFPLAVAGIDIDEIMSGAAKAYNNYNNSDLAVNPCYQYAAIRNILYAKGKSIELLVNYEPDLTFFAEWWKQLFGESEGKDNKGIFPASVNFTTDLHSLGQYIQDGRRDLFATTIWVENPPVNMEIKAIKEDIDGLNFLAGKTIHHVNEKACQGTILAHTEGGVPNLKVSIPDLGPHTYGQLVYFFEKACAISGYLLGVNPFDQPGVETYKKNMFALLGKPGTEEARKEIERKLHDLARKL, translated from the coding sequence ATGACCACTGATATCAGATTTGACTACAGTAATGCGCAACCCTTTATTAAAAGTCATGAACTGGAATATATGAAAAGTAGGGCAGCAGCTGCCCATGAACTGCTTCACAGCAGAAAGGGTCCTGGCAGTGAATACACAGGATGGCTGAATTTACCCAATGATTTTGATAAAAATGAGTATGAAAGAATTAAGAAGGTTGCTGAAAAAATCAGAAATAAGGTTGAGGTATTTATTGTAATAGGAATTGGTGGTTCCTACCTTGGTGCTAAATCTGCAGTGGAAATTCTCAAGAACTCCTTTTATAATCAGCTTTCGAAAGACAGCCGCAGGTCTCCTGAAATTTATTTTGCCGGAAATAACATTAGTTCCACCTACCTTGCAAGGCTGGTGGAGCTGGTCAAGGATAGGGATTTTGCTATCAATGTTGTTTCCAAATCCGGCACCACCCTTGAGCCTGCCATTGCCTTCAGGGTATTCAGAGAGCTAATGGAAAAAAAATACGGGGCGGATGAAGCCAGGGAAAGAATAATTGCTACTACTGATAAATCAAAGGGTGCTTTAAAAAAATTATCAGACGAACAGGGCTATGAGACCTTTGTTGTACCTGATGATATAGGGGGACGCTATTCTGTGCTGACAGCAGTTGGTCTTTTCCCCCTTGCAGTTGCCGGTATAGATATAGATGAAATTATGTCTGGAGCAGCAAAGGCCTATAATAATTACAATAACAGTGATCTTGCAGTAAACCCATGCTACCAGTATGCTGCAATTAGAAATATTCTTTATGCCAAGGGCAAGAGTATTGAGCTGCTGGTAAATTACGAACCTGACCTTACTTTTTTTGCAGAATGGTGGAAGCAGCTTTTCGGAGAGAGTGAGGGTAAGGATAATAAAGGCATCTTTCCTGCCAGTGTTAATTTCACTACAGACCTCCATTCCCTCGGTCAGTACATACAGGATGGCAGACGTGACCTTTTTGCGACAACAATATGGGTAGAGAACCCACCTGTAAACATGGAGATAAAAGCAATTAAAGAGGATATTGATGGACTTAACTTCCTTGCTGGAAAAACAATTCATCATGTAAATGAAAAAGCCTGCCAGGGTACAATTCTAGCCCATACTGAAGGTGGAGTTCCTAATCTGAAGGTAAGCATACCAGACCTGGGTCCTCATACCTATGGGCAGCTTGTATACTTCTTTGAGAAGGCATGTGCAATAAGCGGCTACCTATTAGGTGTGAATCCCTTTGATCAACCAGGTGTGGAGACATATAAAAAGAACATGTTCGCATTACTAGGTAAGCCAGGGACAGAGGAAGCCAGGAAGGAAATTGAAAGAAAGCTTCATGATCTGGCAAGAAAGCTTTAA
- a CDS encoding 2-hydroxymuconate tautomerase, translating to MPIVRVDMLEGRTTEQKRVLVEKITEAVCTSVGVPPERVTVVIQDVPKTNLGSAGKLRIDME from the coding sequence ATGCCAATAGTACGAGTGGATATGCTTGAAGGCAGGACTACAGAACAAAAAAGAGTTTTGGTGGAAAAGATTACTGAAGCAGTATGCACAAGTGTGGGAGTCCCTCCAGAGCGTGTAACAGTTGTCATTCAAGATGTGCCTAAAACAAATCTTGGGAGTGCTGGAAAGCTGCGAATTGACATGGAATAA
- a CDS encoding type II toxin-antitoxin system Phd/YefM family antitoxin — MRVNATDLQNAFGKYLSLAEKEDIIITKNGKSVAKLTRYKEPDYYFVHEESLKYKTTRKISYEEYMALVDSSDQRYELIDGEIYLLASPGFNHQVVVNEIAWHFNNYFKGKPCRSLTAPLDIRLFGYATKFEEDPNVVQPDVIVICDEDKVNEDNKYEGIPALLVEVLSPSTKGKDMITKLNLYMKSGVLEYWVVDIDSKAITQYTFSKERELESMASFGEGDTIKSTVFEGLEMPLKDIFSEI, encoded by the coding sequence ATGCGTGTTAATGCTACTGATTTGCAGAATGCTTTTGGAAAATATCTTTCTCTGGCAGAAAAGGAAGACATTATTATTACGAAAAACGGCAAGAGCGTGGCCAAGCTTACTCGCTATAAAGAGCCGGACTATTATTTTGTTCATGAAGAATCATTAAAGTATAAAACCACAAGGAAAATCAGCTATGAGGAGTATATGGCACTGGTTGATTCCTCTGATCAACGATATGAATTAATTGATGGTGAGATTTATCTATTGGCATCACCTGGTTTTAACCATCAGGTTGTGGTCAATGAAATTGCATGGCACTTTAACAACTATTTTAAAGGAAAACCCTGCCGATCCTTAACAGCGCCATTAGATATAAGGCTGTTTGGTTATGCCACCAAGTTCGAAGAGGATCCTAATGTTGTCCAGCCAGATGTGATTGTGATTTGTGATGAAGATAAGGTCAATGAGGATAATAAGTATGAGGGCATACCCGCACTACTTGTTGAAGTCTTGTCTCCTTCCACAAAAGGCAAGGATATGATAACCAAGCTTAATCTGTACATGAAAAGCGGGGTCTTGGAATACTGGGTCGTTGATATAGATAGCAAAGCCATCACTCAATACACCTTTTCCAAGGAAAGAGAACTGGAAAGTATGGCAAGCTTTGGAGAAGGAGATACCATAAAATCAACAGTTTTTGAGGGTCTGGAGATGCCGTTGAAAGATATTTTTTCTGAAATCTAG
- a CDS encoding response regulator transcription factor: MKKITVFIVEDDPMVVSINKRFTEKIVPFKVIGTSSSQDNALTQIKQLRPDIVLLDIFLPQGNGLEILKQIRQQDIPTDVILITAAKDTYTIYQTMRYGAIDYIIKPFDMERLEQSLRNYEKLRLLLNKKTDLNQSDIDRITTPGEDSSQKAQPSLPKGLHLITLEQIISFMLKQNKPLSCQQIATSLNMSKITAWRYLDYLTNVGKVLVALEYGIGRPTKLYMVKSNDTNNFDK, translated from the coding sequence TTGAAAAAGATAACTGTCTTTATAGTAGAAGATGATCCTATGGTTGTCAGCATCAATAAGCGGTTTACTGAAAAGATTGTTCCTTTCAAGGTAATAGGAACCAGCAGCAGCCAGGATAATGCCCTTACTCAAATTAAACAGCTTCGACCAGATATTGTTCTATTAGATATATTTTTACCACAGGGCAATGGCCTGGAAATACTGAAGCAGATTCGTCAACAGGATATTCCAACTGATGTAATTTTGATTACTGCAGCCAAAGATACTTACACTATCTATCAGACTATGCGCTATGGTGCTATAGATTACATTATCAAACCCTTCGATATGGAAAGACTAGAACAGTCACTTCGCAATTACGAAAAGCTGCGGCTGCTTCTGAACAAAAAAACTGACTTAAACCAATCAGACATAGATAGGATTACTACTCCTGGAGAGGATTCCAGTCAAAAAGCTCAACCTTCTTTGCCTAAAGGGTTACATCTGATTACCTTAGAGCAGATTATTAGCTTTATGTTAAAACAAAATAAACCCTTGTCGTGTCAGCAAATTGCCACCTCCCTGAACATGTCTAAGATAACTGCTTGGCGTTATCTTGATTATCTAACAAATGTAGGAAAAGTATTGGTAGCATTAGAATATGGAATAGGCAGGCCAACCAAGCTTTACATGGTAAAATCCAATGATACAAACAACTTTGATAAATAG
- a CDS encoding ATP-binding protein: MSRYIPLRVRVFATTAISGLIPLIIAVTILHYNFINSFEEQIRSQAMDIAMLAVDRRDVKMAYSTANPSDELQQIANDIQLRTKAVFVVFMDMEGKRYSHPNESLIGQYFTGGDEGPVLQKGESYTSKAVGISGPSIRAFVPVFDLNNQQVGAVSVGFWEPDISLILSKIYKIFYLVLPLGLIIILVFSVLLARSIKNLIFGMEPIEIATLLKERDSMLHSIKEGIIAINNRCEITAINHAAQNLFPVGIQFIGRNIIELIPDSQLPSVMKTGQADQDQQLIINGNVVLTNRVPLSINGKVVGAIATFRPLTEVSRIAEELTGVKKLVDALRSRSHEFLNKLHVISGLIQLDCYDEARKYIANLTYKEQSLISFLINNIHNAAVAGLLIGKASEAEEKNIKLEIDRSSQLFKLPDYFNENAMVVVLGNLIENAFDAVSEAGGERLVRVLLKQNEIGLTIKVMDTGSGISEEVKSKIFYPGFTTKKKGQGVGLTNLKNRVDVAGGTITINTSAAGTTFQIAIPFSLELE; encoded by the coding sequence TTGAGCAGATACATACCCCTTAGAGTTAGAGTTTTTGCAACTACAGCCATCAGTGGTTTGATACCGTTAATTATTGCTGTGACAATTTTGCACTACAACTTTATTAACAGCTTTGAGGAGCAGATTCGCAGCCAGGCCATGGATATAGCCATGCTGGCTGTCGACAGAAGGGATGTAAAGATGGCTTATTCTACTGCCAATCCCAGTGATGAGCTGCAGCAAATAGCCAACGATATCCAGCTCCGAACAAAAGCTGTCTTTGTAGTCTTTATGGACATGGAGGGTAAGAGGTATAGCCATCCTAACGAAAGCTTAATTGGCCAGTATTTTACCGGAGGTGATGAAGGTCCTGTATTACAAAAAGGTGAATCATACACATCTAAAGCTGTAGGCATTTCCGGGCCATCAATCCGGGCTTTTGTGCCAGTTTTTGACTTAAATAACCAGCAGGTTGGTGCTGTGTCAGTTGGTTTCTGGGAGCCGGATATTTCTTTAATACTATCCAAGATTTACAAGATATTTTATCTGGTATTGCCCCTGGGCTTGATAATCATCCTGGTTTTTTCGGTTTTACTGGCTAGAAGCATTAAAAACTTAATCTTTGGGATGGAACCAATTGAGATAGCAACTTTATTGAAGGAACGGGATTCTATGCTTCACTCAATTAAAGAGGGAATTATAGCCATTAATAACAGGTGTGAAATAACAGCCATCAACCATGCAGCCCAAAATCTATTTCCTGTCGGCATTCAATTTATTGGCAGAAACATAATCGAGCTAATACCTGATTCCCAACTGCCATCAGTAATGAAAACCGGGCAAGCAGACCAGGATCAACAGCTAATTATTAATGGCAATGTGGTCCTTACTAATAGAGTACCTTTATCCATTAATGGGAAGGTGGTGGGAGCCATTGCAACTTTCAGACCCCTAACTGAGGTAAGCCGTATTGCTGAGGAACTGACAGGTGTTAAAAAATTAGTTGATGCCTTAAGATCTCGTAGCCACGAATTTTTAAACAAGCTGCATGTTATATCCGGCTTGATTCAGCTTGATTGTTATGATGAAGCCAGAAAATACATAGCAAATTTAACCTATAAAGAGCAGTCTCTCATCAGCTTTTTGATTAACAACATTCATAACGCTGCCGTGGCAGGACTATTAATAGGCAAGGCTAGTGAGGCTGAAGAAAAAAATATCAAACTGGAAATTGACAGGTCAAGCCAGTTATTTAAGTTGCCTGATTATTTCAATGAAAACGCCATGGTTGTAGTACTGGGCAATCTTATAGAAAACGCGTTTGACGCAGTAAGTGAGGCTGGGGGTGAAAGATTGGTAAGGGTTTTACTAAAGCAAAATGAAATTGGGCTGACAATAAAAGTAATGGATACAGGTTCAGGAATATCTGAAGAGGTTAAGTCAAAGATTTTTTACCCAGGCTTTACCACCAAGAAAAAAGGACAGGGTGTTGGTTTAACTAATCTAAAGAATAGAGTAGATGTGGCAGGAGGTACTATCACAATTAATACATCTGCTGCTGGAACAACTTTTCAGATAGCCATACCTTTTTCATTAGAATTGGAATGA
- a CDS encoding 4Fe-4S dicluster domain-containing protein, with protein MVDRVCDEFKRIFVMEEKCLGCRTCELKCAVERSSISKVLAEAVGEDILPRSRVYVEWDGNDTFAIQCRHCENAPCFEICSTGAMQRDTETGCTFISVDKCIACWMCVMMCPFGAIAPAAEKGAADKCDQCFQMVQPSCVAACPTGALELMTVNEYMGQLKQKRRQGLHKLQRISEELIS; from the coding sequence ATGGTTGATAGAGTATGTGATGAATTTAAAAGAATTTTTGTAATGGAAGAAAAATGCCTTGGCTGTAGGACATGCGAATTAAAATGTGCAGTAGAACGCAGTTCAATAAGTAAAGTGCTTGCTGAAGCTGTTGGAGAAGATATTTTACCGAGATCAAGAGTCTACGTAGAATGGGATGGAAATGACACTTTTGCTATACAATGTCGCCATTGCGAAAATGCTCCTTGCTTTGAAATTTGTTCTACAGGAGCTATGCAGAGGGACACTGAAACAGGCTGCACCTTTATCAGTGTAGATAAGTGTATTGCCTGCTGGATGTGTGTCATGATGTGTCCTTTTGGAGCCATTGCTCCGGCAGCAGAAAAGGGAGCAGCCGATAAGTGCGACCAGTGCTTTCAAATGGTCCAACCAAGCTGTGTAGCGGCTTGCCCAACTGGGGCGTTGGAATTGATGACTGTCAATGAATATATGGGACAGCTAAAACAAAAAAGACGCCAGGGACTACATAAGCTCCAAAGAATCAGTGAAGAACTTATAAGTTAA
- a CDS encoding 4Fe-4S dicluster domain-containing protein — MQIDASKCIGCGQCRPFCTMGVIHFTRGGKGAKVHCFINEDECVDCGICYRANVCKVDALHQAIHDWPRSIRGTFSNPLAEHKETRVPGRGTEEIKTNDITNRYKRGYAGMAAEMGRPGTGARLRDTEKVFKALARVGVDFETHNPLTGLLMNKKTGEMNPEVLDEKVLSAIIEMIVPLEKVLLVLETMEQVAQEIDTVFSIDLVARVDEDLSIPTQKIMEQNHKWYSINGKTNVGLGSLKVKGAMSR, encoded by the coding sequence GTGCAGATAGATGCAAGTAAATGTATAGGTTGCGGCCAATGTCGCCCTTTCTGCACAATGGGCGTAATTCATTTTACACGCGGTGGGAAAGGTGCTAAGGTTCATTGTTTTATTAATGAAGATGAATGTGTAGACTGTGGGATCTGTTATCGTGCTAATGTTTGCAAGGTTGATGCTTTACACCAGGCTATCCATGATTGGCCACGTTCAATCAGGGGAACATTTAGCAATCCCCTGGCTGAGCATAAAGAAACCAGGGTTCCTGGCCGGGGAACTGAAGAAATAAAGACTAATGATATTACAAACCGCTACAAAAGAGGTTATGCAGGCATGGCAGCTGAAATGGGGCGCCCGGGAACAGGAGCCCGGTTAAGAGATACAGAAAAAGTTTTTAAAGCACTGGCCAGGGTAGGTGTAGATTTTGAAACCCACAACCCTTTAACAGGATTGCTGATGAATAAAAAAACTGGCGAAATGAACCCAGAGGTGCTGGATGAAAAAGTATTATCTGCCATTATTGAGATGATTGTTCCCCTGGAGAAAGTATTACTAGTGCTGGAAACAATGGAACAAGTAGCTCAAGAAATTGATACCGTCTTTTCCATTGACTTGGTAGCAAGAGTTGACGAGGATTTATCTATACCTACACAAAAGATCATGGAGCAAAACCACAAATGGTATTCCATCAATGGCAAAACTAATGTGGGACTGGGAAGCTTAAAGGTGAAAGGAGCGATGAGTAGATGA